The sequence below is a genomic window from Alligator mississippiensis isolate rAllMis1 chromosome 16, rAllMis1, whole genome shotgun sequence.
gATATGACCACAGGTTTGGGACAACAATCAAAGTGACCATATAAACATGAAAttctgcatcatttttttttttttaaacatctgtttaTAATAAGACAAAAAGTACGGCCCAGGACAGATATGATGGGATGTTTTAATGGAGAAGGGTGGGGGTATCATTGTAGTCTCGATTGCAGTGGTATGTAAATCCATTTGGCTTTCTCTGGTCTCCACCCAACCCtctaatacagtggttctcaaatttttTCAGACtcgggaaatgccagctcttagctttcactctatGTTCCTgtaggcaaaaaaacccaaaacaaaaccattcTTTtgtgcaaagaattcagaaagatcctaataggtcagaatgtctttgacactacagattcctatgtGAAAGCTCTacattttatcttgtgaatcatgtctgtacACCCACCAGTTTATACCATTGTGTGTCACCCTTGAAAGGCTGTCAAGGTACAGTATAGTGcaatggcaccctggctgagaatcgccTCTCTTGTAATTCCTGCAGTAGGAATTTAGCTGATGGATGTGCTAGTATCCCCCAGGCTAGGCTAGATTCAGTCTTGATCCCCTCCATTCTTCTGGCAGAGGGACTGATCAGTTGACTGACCTGCCAGTTTTAACGTCTGTTGCCTTAGGCTTGAAAGCAGCCTTATGTAAAGTTTGCCTCCTAGAGCTCACtgggtttgtctacacatgcaaatgcttcAGGATGGGTTTACTCTAGGGCAAGGGTTCTCAATCCCCGGGCCATGGCCCGGTGCTGAGCTGTGGCAAGTTGGTTGCCGGTCTGCAGCATGGTCGGCTGCTGGACCAGAAATGGCTGCGGACTGGCAAACTGCggccccccagagctgggtggagaggccGCGGCTCCTTTCGCAGGGCCTGTGGCAGCGCAAGGTATGgcccaccccactgcctggggggtgggggtattcTTACCTTTCTTCCAGCCAGAAATTCTGGCTGCGGTCAGGTGACTGCTGGGCCATAGTTTGCTGGGCCGCAGCATAAGAACTTCGGGAGCCCCTGTTCTAAGATAaatccaccctgggcaggtgcctacatgtgcagcaatttgggagtaaatttgctgctCCCGGCCCTGCACTGGCACCCtgcagtagccagggggagctttaggctcccttgggtgctagcccaggggctggcaggtgagcacagggccaggagacagttgtctcctggtggggactgagagagagctccctgtccctgggagctgtctgctgctggggcaggctcaggtGGCAGAGCCCAGGTAGCGACAGCGTCcacctgccctagcagcagggagctcccagccctggctcccggGGGCGGGGAGCTTGGAAAGGGAAGCAAttgcagagctgggactgggagctccttgctgctggggcagggggacgcTGTCCAGGCCTGGGCTTCATTGACAGAGCCTGCccccgcagcaggcagctcctgagagcagggagggagcaatCTCCTTCCCCCTGCTACCCGTCTACCAACTATACATGCCATACTGCACAATAATTaatcagcagttaatttgctacttgcatttgtaggtagcaaatgAACTGAGTACAagaaatgaatgtgcagtaagggttggcacatgtagacggtgatgcttactgcgcagtaattagctctgctgCACAATAAAGCgtctcttgtagacatgcccattaagtAGGACTGTTAACCCACTTTGCTGTTCTCTTGCACAGTTCTAGGCTCCTCACACTCATTCACTGTGACACCCCCAGAAGTGGGTCATACACATACACAGCAGCAAGCTGAGCAGAGTAGCTAACATACTTACTCCGAGGTATCGGTGGCAAGAGAGGAAGCACATACTAGGGGAGTAGGGAACGGCCACAATCTGTGCTGTGTGTATTTCACTGGAGATTGCCAGCGTAGGGCTCTGGGATGGCAGGACGCAggtctccttcctcccctaccTGCTAATCGACAGCTTTGAGCAAGCCCCCAAGTTGGTTTCGACTAGACATCAAACTACCAGGCTGTCCACGGTTTGTCTGAGCTGCTTCTTCCTCAATGTCTGACCCCCTTATGTGCTTCACCTCCACATTGAAACCCTCTAGGGCATCCAAGGTAGAGGATCTGAAACTAACCCCCTCCAAACCTCTCGATTTCTGCCCCTATCCCTGCTACCAGTGAcaagggagtggggtgggaggacCACATTCTCAGAGAGGATGGCTGTGCTAGGACAGGCTCTGTGTGTATTGGGACCCTTCCTTTAGCAGAGCAATGAACTAGTAGCTTTCTGGTGAAGGAGATGCATCAAACCAATGAGCAGGCATCTCTCCAGAGAGGAAATTCCTGCTCCATTAAGGTACCCAAAACCTCCTTATTCCTCCTGTTTCCCAAGGGGGTGATGTAAAGCATCTTCAGCTGAGCTCTGGCAGGCCATGCTGTCCTTGGGCTAGGATGAGAACAGCCCAAGGGGGATCAGCTCTGGCCTACTCCAGCAGGGGCCTGAATCCCACCGGCTCGGTGGTCTGGAGGAGCTGCTCTAGCCCACCTGCCATccctcctgcaggacccagcGCTGCCTGCTGGGACTTctggctgtccctgctgctgcccggtTGCCCGGGGGATGGTTGCCATGCTCTCCTTACAGCAACAATAGCCTGGATATGGCAGCTGCCTTGCAGGTGCAGTGCGAGCCGTGGGCTGAGAGGAGGCAGCCATGGAGGGCCTGGATTTGGAGGCCGACCGTCCATACGTCCCACAGGGGACTCTGGAAACTGATTTCCCCACACCCTTGTACAGGtgagagctccccccccccccattccttgGAGTGAAAGGGttgcggtgggggtgggaggcagcctcAAGATTTAGCGCCTGCTCTGTTGCCAACTGTGGCGCTTGGCCAGCTGGGCCTTGGCTTCCTGGGCAGCTTCAGTGTAGATACTCCGAGTGTTTTGCAGGCACGAGGCACCTTCCCTGTCTCCAGCATCGGAGCTGAGGGGTGAGAGGTTGTTGGAACGGGGGAGCATGGACCCATCTACCCTGCACCATAATCCTCGGTCCAAAAGGGtcttcctgctctgcctcctggttCTCAATAGACCCCCAAGCACGCCGCCCCCCCCAGTGTTCCCTGCTGTGTATATGGGGTGCGGGAGGGCCGAGCCACCTTCCAGGCTGTCCCCTTTCACAGCTGGCTGTTCACCCACccatcagtatggggtgggagaTGTGCTCTCTAGACCCGGCTCTGACCTGAGTAAACCTTGAAGCCCTGATCAGCTGTGGGGAAGCACCTTTTTGTGGGCTCCTCTGCCAGCTCTCAGGGCTGGGCCTGCCTTTTGGCCCTGACCTGGTGCTGTGGGGGCACGTCAGGGTTCAccttgcagctggggcaggcagatggGAGGTGCCTGGAGTCCTGTTTGTAGGGCATGGAGCGCTTGCAGTGGCATGGAGCCCAGCACAGGCAAATCATCAGAGTCCAAAGTATGGCAGCTGAGGGGTTTGGGCAGCTCATGCTGTGGGCAGCCCCATGCCGGCTCAGGTGCTGCACCCGCATCCATATTCTAGTGCCCTTGGACCAGACTCAGGAGTGAGAGGCCCCGGGTGGCACAGGTCAGAGTCGAAGGGGATGTGACCGGACAAGTCAATGGTGGGGGCTCTGGCTATGCAGCACCTCCCATTTGCAGGCCCAGCACCCAGCTCTAACCACCCTTCTTGTTTTGCAGTGACCAGTACCTGACACTGCGAGGGCCCCGCAACGCCCCCATCCTGAAGCAGGCTGTGCGTTGGTCGTGCACTCCCATGGGCTGGGATGCCCGCGGGCAGACCTGGTACACAGGGCTGACCAATAGCGACAACCGGGATGCCTGGTACACGCTCACCAGCCCTGTCAGCCGGGAGGCCTACCAccgctgggcccaggcccatGCCAAGCGGGAGCAAAAAACCCTGCCCCCTGGTAAGCTGGAGTGGTGGGACGTAGAGGGGAGGCTGGGCCACTTGCAACGCCCTGTGAGGCCTCTTGTTTCACCCTGTGCTGTTACAGTTGGTGGTGCCCTgcctctgcagagccaggtcccACAGGGATtaatgccagcagcagctgcttccactGCCCTAAGGTAACTGTTGgcttgaatttagcaaggcatctgctgcctgcccagccccaagcaCTCCTCacagcctccctcccctgtcacATGCCCTGCACTGACATCCTGCTGCCAGAGGAGCTTGAGTTAGCACCAACAGTGAGAGCAGGATGTGCTTCCCTGCCCCCATGACCCCAAGCTGTATCCTCACCTTGATGCCAGCCAGCATGTGAgcctggggcagggcacctgGACTGTGTGCTGGGCTGGCCACGGTGTGTTTCCCCCAACATGTAGGGAAACTTATGCAAAGAGCAGTAGGAGGTGAGCCGGCAGCCCCAGGGAGGACAGCACCAGAGAGGTGTGCTGGTTCCAGTGACTGCTTGCACCAGGACCAAGTgccagttgcctaattaactctgcaTGGCAGAGGTGCTTTTGACATGCACTGAGTGCTTCCTTATGATGTTGCTCTTGTGTTTTCCTGCTTCCTGCACCTTGCTGATGGAAGCTGAAGGGGCCCCCATCACTGTCTCTATAATAGTCCCCACTGTGCAGCTAGGTGGTCCAGGCTATGcttgggaagggaaggagtaCTGCTTGCacgccccagctctgccactgcctggctaGGGGGCTGCTGGGCAAATCGCTGAACTgcttcatgcctcagtttccctgtgttGTGAAGCCTAGTGCATGTAACGCTCTGTACCTCCTCCCTGGGAGCCCCTTGGGGTATCTGGTCATTCTGGagaacacctgggaagctgcattGAAacagtctctctccctcccagtgccctgccctttcCATCCTGCCCGTGCTTCCCAGGCTAGAAGACCACAGCTCAGCAGAGTCTAGCAGCATCTCCTTTCCAACATCATTGGAAGTATTGTGTTGTTGCAGACATGCAAGTGGGAGCTGCATTTCCTAGGACACCAGGGTCTTCAGGCCAGGGCTTCCTGTTGGCTGCTCTTTCATTACCCCTCAGGTGCATGAGCACAAGGGCTGGAGAATACGAGTGAATGTCAAATATCCCTTCTCCCTTAAGTGCTGCTGGGGCTTGGAGTGCCTGACACCATCTCAGTGTGTGCTTGTAGATAGGTCATCACATGGAGTTCCTGGTCCAGGAGCGGAGCTCCATGGTGCTACTCTAGTACATACAAAATAACGGGCTAAGAGGCCCTGAAAAAGAAATTTGTGAGTGGTGCAGATACAGCTCGTATACTTTAAAGGAGATGGATTTTCCTCTGGTCTAAATGGAGTGGACGTACAGTGCACAGCTTTACAGCAGTGCAAGTCAGTCCACTCCAGGAAAGCGAGGAGCATCCTTACCCCAGTGTACTGcgtgggtgtgtgctctgagcaaTCTTTCCCAGGACAGCTGTCTGCTCAGAGTAgaccagctcctctgctgccttgCAGCCTGGCACTGTAATAGCTCTTTGCTGCAGGCAGACCATGAGCACAGCTGAATTTGCTCCTTATACAGGGTAAACTCTGGACTGAATTAGTCCCTCATAGTTGTGTTGTGTGCACATGCCCTGGTTCCCCTACAGGTCCTCATCCTCTTGCGTCTGTGTATGCCTGGAGCCTCGGGGAGATGCGTTTTGCAATGGCTCTCAATGGGGCGGCCGTTTGCTGGGGCTCTTATTAATGTTCTGAGCTATTGGCCCTGTTCCAGTGTCACCCAACCTGTGCTGTGCAGGTGCACGTGGCAGGGGCCACCCAGTGCTCGGAGATCTCCGGGGCTGCTATGGCAACGTTTCGCACCCATTTtcctctccctgtgccctggTGTGTGAAGACACGAGGAGTAGGGAAATGGGGACTTGGACCTGGAGATCGGTCTGAAGGATCTCTACCCCTGCTGTGTGACTGAGGGGTTTTGGATCCAGCACACCTGCTGTCTTGCTCGTGTCTTCCCAACTTGTTCAGGAAGGGAACAGGCAGTCATGATGTTAGTCTGGGAACACGCTGCAGGAGAAGCTGAGGATACAAACTGTGCATCTCACTAGGGGCTCTGCTTGTAGAGAGCTGAAAGACAGGTGGTGGTAAAGGATTAATCCCTGGTGACAGATCTCTTAGCTGCCTGCAGCCATTATCCTGTCGCCTTCTGAAACGCCGCCCCCATCACAACCCTTGCTTACCTTTGTGCGGTAACATGTTTATAGCATCTCTTAATCACCAACCTCTTGAACCACGTGAGTGAAGCCCTATAAAGCAGCCATTAGTGGCTCCCATGGAGACAGGCAGCAGCATAAAACCCTCAGAGAGCCTAGGATCTAGTGAGGTCATTGCTAGGCCTGGTGCTGCTGACTGATGCCAGCAG
It includes:
- the TEKTIP1 gene encoding tektin bundle-interacting protein 1; protein product: MEGLDLEADRPYVPQGTLETDFPTPLYSDQYLTLRGPRNAPILKQAVRWSCTPMGWDARGQTWYTGLTNSDNRDAWYTLTSPVSREAYHRWAQAHAKREQKTLPPAYAQHLREVAWYDPIVPAQYLEPSTRWGAFRWRDKPILGKEYVVNRNRCTSELKGKAGYVPYLSTNTPRFTTRDFRTWSLFSHQPSTGQ